The following coding sequences are from one Lycium ferocissimum isolate CSIRO_LF1 chromosome 3, AGI_CSIRO_Lferr_CH_V1, whole genome shotgun sequence window:
- the LOC132049945 gene encoding chaperone protein dnaJ 6-like: protein MGKGKKTARVPEDDVEMKENQENFNASSSHEKSLYEILGVERTASQQEIKKAYYKLALRLHPDKNPDDEEAKEKFQQLQKVIAILGDEEKRALYDQTGCVDDDDLAGDVENLKEFFRAMHPKITEADIEKFEANYRGSESERTDLIDLYKKYKGKMKRLFCSMICSDLKLDSHRFKDILDEAIAAGEIKSTNAYEKWAKEVSETKPPTNPLRRRQKSKKEPEDLYAIISQRQNERRGKMNSMFSSLVSKYGGDPSVTEPSEEEFEAARRKLESRKQSKHK from the exons ATGGGTAAGGGAAAAAAGACGGCTAGGGTTCCTGAAGACGACgtagaaatgaaggaaaatcaAGAGAATTTCAACGCTTCTTCTTCCCATGAGAAAAGCCTTTACGAG ATTCTCGGGGTCGAAAGAACAGCATCCCAACAGGAAATAAAGAAGGCTTATTACAAGTTGGCTCTGCGGCTTCATCCTGATAAGAATCCGGATGATGAG GAAGCAAAAGAGAAATTTCAGCAGTTGCAAAAGGTGATAGCAATTCTTGGTGATGAGGAGAAACGAGCACTTTATGATCAGACTGGCTGTGTGGATGACGAT GACCTAGCAGGAGATGTCGAAAACTTGAAGGAGTTTTTCCGAGCTATGCATCCAAAG ATTACCGAGGCTGATATTGAAAAGTTTGAAGCAAATTATAGAGGATCCGAGTCGGAGAGGACAGACTTGATTGATCTGTACAAGAAGTACAAGGGTAAAATGAAGAG GCTCTTCTGCTCCATGATTTGCTCTGATCTCAAACTAGATTCACATCGCTTCAAAGATATTCTGGATGAGGCTATAGCAGCAG GGGAGATAAAGTCAACCAACGCATATGAGAAATGGGCAAAGGAAGTGTCTGAAACAAAACCGCCTACAAACCCGTTGAGACGTAGGCAAAA ATCAAAGAAAGAACCAGAGGATTTGTATGCTATTATTTCTCAGCGGCAAAATGAGCGGAGAGGCAAAATGAATTCTATGTTCTCATCTTTGGTTAGCAAATACGGTGGGGATCCATCTGTGACAGAGCCAAGCGAGGAAGAATTTGAAGCTGCTCGAAGAAAACTGGAGAGTAGGAAGCAATCTAAGCATAAGTAA
- the LOC132049948 gene encoding zinc finger A20 and AN1 domain-containing stress-associated protein 8-like has product MESSKETGCQAPEGPILCINNCGFFGSATTMNMCSKCHKDMILKQEQTKFAATSIENIVNGSSSSNDKGPVVTGAINVQPGSAELKVISTEASSDLSSGSSSKVKPKEGPTRCTTCRKRVGLTGFNCKCGNLFCAAHRYSEKHDCPYDYKNAGRDAIAKANPVVVAEKLNKI; this is encoded by the coding sequence ATGGAGTCTTCCAAAGAGACAGGATGCCAAGCTCCAGAAGGTCCCATCCTTTGCATCAACAACTGCGGGTTCTTTGGTAGTGCAACCACCATGAATATGTGTTCCAAGTGTCACAAGGATATGATACTGAAGCAGGAACAGACTAAATTTGCAGCTACATCAATCGAAAACATTGTAAACGGAAGCTCTAGCAGTAATGACAAAGGGCCTGTTGTCACTGGTGCGATCAATGTGCAACCAGGATCAGCAGAACTAAAGGTTATCTCTACAGAAGCATCTTCAGATTTATCCTCAGGTTCAAGTTCAAAGGTGAAGCCAAAAGAGGGCCCAACTAGGTGCACTACTTGCCGCAAGCGTGTGGGTTTAACGGGGTTCAATTGCAAGTGTGGAAACCTTTTCTGTGCAGCTCATCGTTATTCTGAGAAGCACGACTGCCCTTACGATTATAAGAATGCTGGTCGGGATGCTATTGCTAAGGCAAATCCTGTTGTTGTGGCGGAAAAGCTAAACAAGATCTAG